From Vitis vinifera cultivar Pinot Noir 40024 chromosome 3, ASM3070453v1, the proteins below share one genomic window:
- the LOC132253475 gene encoding uncharacterized protein LOC132253475 yields the protein MCLPCVWVHIDFKCHSVEELGLRAETPIGTSFTDAHAGNVKFNFLNGSDPYRAYLQHRLFELRSQNQSSAQQIPSRLADSFAPESTPSAPPADNSETLMKHEPSSQFKPFRKGGEHAHGSIFEALHGWLSKFVVPEVEFCSRGRSSAPPCRADGPPLLITCHDWLFFLQKLPDETVSRAMKSLGKDIKALWIHQGEERQQKRKGDGLAKELDRRILAFQKAENRVLEFKLSEHKSEPIAQLEMGIYLSTPKTEKLSEDGENGRVRYGSSSMQGWRATMEDAHAAYPDLDASTSFFWCL from the exons ATGTGCCTCCCCTGTGTGTGGGTTCACATTGATTTCAAGTGTCACTCTGTTGAGGAATTGGGTCTGAGAGCAGAAACCCCTATTGGAACTTCATTTACCGATGCTCATGCTGGCAATGTAAAGTTCAATTTCTTGAATGGTTCGGATCCCTACCGTGCATACCTCCAACACCGCCTGTTTGAACTTCGCTCTCAGAATCAGTCCTCTGCACAGCAGATTCCTTCACGACTTGCAGATTCTTTTGCTCCTGAATCTACCCCATCTGCTCCACCTGCCGACAATAGTGAGACATTGATGAAGCATGAGCCCTCGTCCCAGTTTAAACCATTCCGCAAG GGAGGTGAACACGCCCACGGTTCCATTTTTGAAGCTCTCCATGGATGGCTCTCCAAGTTCGTAGTCCCTGAGGTTGAATTCTGCTCACGAGGCAGAAGCTCAGCTCCGCCATGCCGAGCCGATGGGCCACCGCTGCTCATAACCTGCCATGATTGGCTATTTTTCTTACAGAAGTTGCCGGACGAGACTGTTTCCCGGGCCATGAAAAGCCTTGGGAAGGATATAAAAGCTTTGTGGATTCATCAAGGGGAGGAACGACAACAAAAGAGGAAGGGGGACGGTCTTGCGAAAGAGCTTGACAGGAGGATTCTAGCCTTCCAGAAGGCAGAGAACAGAGTCCTAGAGTTCAAGCTTTCAGAACATAAATCTGAGCCAATCGCGCAGCTAGAGATGGGTATATACCTGAGCACCCCAAAAACTGAGAAGTTATCTGAGGATGGTGAGAATGGCAGGGTTAGATATGGTTCATCATCCATGCAAGGATGGCGCGCAACCATGGAAGATGCTCATGCTGCATACCCTGATCTGGATGCTTCCACTTCGTTTTTTTGGTGTTTGTGA